One segment of Trachemys scripta elegans isolate TJP31775 chromosome 1, CAS_Tse_1.0, whole genome shotgun sequence DNA contains the following:
- the THAP2 gene encoding THAP domain-containing protein 2, with protein MEPPGRRHLIKGKERVSPDHPVCRLREKMPTSCAAAGCAAVYNKSVNVSFHRFPLDPKRRKEWIRLVKRNNFVPGKHTFLCSKHFESSCFDLTGQTRRLRVDAVPTIFDFPAHLKLRKPMSRNLLKKKDAYTPEGVSNFKTNISCRQVQLEHSYAFRSPMEAKKRIIKLEKEIASLRRRMKNCIQKEHKATQRWIEMTCLIKNLETNNILPGVTLDHILPNALRNLPLEDFKNILQEQQDHL; from the exons ATGGAGCCGCCGGGACGCCGCCATCTTATTAAAGGGAAAGAGCGAGTCTCCCCAGACCACCCCGTGTGCCGCCTGCGAGAGAAGATGCCGACCAGCTGCGCGGCGGCGGGGTGCGCCGCCGTCTACAACAAGAGCGTCAACGTCAGCTTCCACCG ATTTCCCTTGGATCCCAAGAGAAGAAAGGAATGGATACGTCTTGTAAAACGCAATAATTTTGTGCCGGGCAAACACACTTTTCTTTGCTCAAAGCATTTTGAATCCTCCTGTTTTGACCTAACTGGACAAACTAGACGACTTAGAGTGGATGCTGTTCCTACAATTTTTGATTTCCCTGCTCATCTAAAACTCAGG AAACCTATGTCAAGAAATCTTCTGAAGAAGAAAGATGcttataccccagaaggggtatCTAACTTCAAAACAAATATTAGCTGTAGACAAGTACAACTTGAACACAGTTATGCTTTCAGAAGCCCCATGGAAGCCAAGAAAAGGATAATTAAGTTAGAAAAGGAGATAGCAAGCTTGAGAAGAAGAATGaagaactgcattcaaaaagaaCATAAAGCCACACAAAGATGGATAGAAATGACTTGCCTCATCAAAAACTTGGaaacaaataatattttgccAGGAGTTACATTGGACCACATTTTACCAAATGCCTTAAGAAACCTTCCCTTGGaagatttcaaaaatattttacaggAACAGCAAGATCATCTATAA